GTCGTAGAGGACCGTGCGGTCGTAGGTGCTCTGGTCGGTGAGCAGCCGGGGCACGTTGGTGCGGCCGCGGTCGGCCCGCTTGCCGTCGACGGTGAGCGCATCGCCGTTGACGGTGAAGGTGACGTTGCCCGCGGCGCTCAGGTGCAACCGGGCCCTGGCGATGCGGCGCCCGCGGGGCAGAGTGAACGCGCGGCGCAGCACCGGGGCCGGGTTGGCGATCGGCAGCACACTGTTCTTGGACGGGATGAAGGGGTTCTTCGGCGGGAAGGTCAGGCCGGCGAGGGTGCCGATGCCGTTCTCGAACGGGTTGGCGCCCTTGGTCAGGTCGGCGGAGAAGTCCCGGGCGCCGGTGCCGGTCACCTTCACGCTGCGGACGGTGGCGGAGGTGCCGCCGCCGAACCCGAAGCTGCCGTGCCGTCGTATCTGGTCGCCGGTGAGCGTACGGCTGTCCACCTGGACGCCGTTGACGGTGGTGGTCACGGTGAGCCCGCTGACGGCGACCGCCACCGTGTGGTCGCGGCCGGCCCAGGTGTCCTTGGTCAGCCCGGTGGAGGCGGGCAGGGTGACCGTTCCGACCGGGACGCTGCGGGTGCCGGCGACGGTGGGGTTGGTCTCGCTCTGGGGGTCGTAGTGGTCGACGCCCCAGTCGGGTTCGGATGTGCCGTCGTCCACCCAGGTGTTGCCGGCGTAGTGGCTGGTCCTCATGACCAGCTGCATGTCGTCGCCGCTCTGCCGGACGGTCCAGTTGAGGCCCTCGCCCCAGGTCTTGCCGATGGGTTCGGCGCGCAGGAGCAGGGACAGGCCGCCCGCGGTGTCGGAACCGCCGCGGAAGACGACGGTCGCGGTGAGGTCCTTCCAGTCGTGGTCCTGTGCGTCACGGCCGCCGATCCACCGCGCGCCCGACCAGTCCTTCTCCCCTTTCAGCAGCCCGGTCTCCCATGTCGCGGGCTCGCTCCAAGCGCCGAGTGCGCCCTTTTCGTCCCAGGTCCGCACCCGCCAGAAGTACGCCTGTTCCGACCGCAGCGCACTGCCCCGGTAGGCCACCTCGGTGCTGTTCGAACCGGCCACCCTGCCGCTGCGCCAGACGTCAGCCGCGTCGGGCGCCGTGCCGACCTGGATCTCGTACGCGGTCTGCCTGGCCACCGGAGGAACCCAGCTGAACGCCGGCGCGGTCTGCGTGCCCAGGGGCGCGATGCGGGAGTTGACCTGCGGGTCCACGGGCGCGGTACCCCGCCTGTCTGGCGCTGCCGCGCTCGCCGCCGCGGCGTTCGGGGCGGCGCTCAGCGGCAGCGACGCCCCGGCTGCCGCGGCCGTCATGATGCCGAGCAGGTGTCGGCGGCTCAACGCACTTCTGTGATCCTCGGCCACGGTTCGGATTCCTTTCGTGAGCGCACACGCGCTGGAACAGGGGTGTCCCTCCCCCGCAAGGCGTTGAATCGTTTCAATACCTTCCAAGTGGAAAGCTTACGAACACCATCGGCCGAAACACAATGATTCTGAGCCGACGACGCTCACGCCGTACGCCTCACCGGCCCTGCACCTCACCGGCCGGCCGCCGAAGACCCCGGCCGCCCGGGGCAGTTCGCGCGCATCGACCACGGACGCCACCTCCGGCCCGCCACCCCGGGCCTTAGCATTCGATCCGGTGCGCGAGAAGCGAACAAATTACTACCATATGGTATGTTTTTGGGCTCAGCTGCTGCGCAGAACCGTGCCGTACCGGCATCTACGAGGAGAGTGAGCGCACCGTGGCTGAGCCAAAGGCGCGGGGGCCGTACGCCAAGACAGCAGCCCGCAAGGCCGAGATCGTACGAGCGGCACGCGACAGCTTCGCCGAGAACGGCTACGCCAATGCCTCCCTGCGAGACATCGCCGAGCGAGCCGGCATCACGCACGCCGGCCTCCTGCACCACTTCCGCAACAAGGACGAACTCCTCACCGAGGTGCTCGCCCGCCGTGACGCGGAGGAATGGCGGCAGGGCCTGGAGGAGGTGGAAGGACCGCACCAGCTCGCCCCCTATCTCGGCGGTCTCATGCGCCACCACCAGCAGGCGCCGGAGCTGATGCGCCTGTGGATCGAGCTCGCCGCGGCCGCCTCACGCCCGGATCATCCCGCCCACACCTACTTCGTCGAGCGCTACGAGCGCGGGCGCATCCAGTTCGCCGACGGCCTCGACGACGAGACCGCCCGCGGCAGTCTGCGGGAAAGCATCAGCCCCGAGAGCGCGGCGGTCCTCTTCCACGCCGTACTCAACGGGCTCCAGTTGCAGTGGGTTCTCGACCAGGACCTCGACATCGTCGGGCCCGTCACCGACTTCGTACGCCTGCTCTTCGACGACGGCCACGCCGACGAGTGAGCGCATGCCACCGTGCAGGACGGGCCGCCTGCCCAGGTGAACAGCGGTGCCCCTCCCGCCGTATACGACGAGGTGAACGCCCGTGACCTCCACCCGCCGGCTCGTCCGCGACGAACGGCCGGACCGCCCGAGGCGCTCGGCGCGCGGCGTGACCTCGCTGACCGGGCGTCGTCGACGGCCGGGCGTACGGCGCCCGGCCTACGGGGGATGATGGGCGACCGTGCCACCTGATCACCCGCGCGGACACCGGAAACATGCCGGAGCAGACCGGCCCGGCCGCACGGGAGCGTGCGCGCGGGCCGGTCTGTTCGCCGTGCTCGGCACCGTGCTCGCCGTTTTCGGCCACCACGCGGTCGCCGAAGGCACGGTGCCCTGGCGACTGGTGACCGTCCTGGTCGTGGCGCAGTTCGCGGCGGTCCGGCCGCTCGCACGACGCCGTTACGGCCCGGCGGCGACCGTCGGGACCACGCTGGCGATGCAAGGGGTGCTGCACCTCGCGCTGGCCTGCGCCGACGGCGACACCCCGAGGGGCGCCTCCCCCGGGCCCACCATGCATGCCGGGCACATGGCCGCGACGACCGGGGACGGCCACGCCTGGCATCACGCCGGCGCGGCGATGACCACGCTGCACACGACCGCCGCTGTGGTCGTGGCCTGGCTGCTGCACCGGGCGGACACACGGATGACGGCGGCGCTCGACGCGCTGCGCACACTCGCCAGGGCCGCCGCGGCCGCTCTGGTCCAGTTGCCGCCGTCGACGAGCGCCGCTCACGACCCGGTGACGGGCCGGCTGCCTCGCCGGTGGACCGGCGTGTTCCTCGAAGCGGTCGCGCAGGCACGGCAGGAGGCACTGGAGCACGCGGTGGTGCGCAGGGGACCGCCGCGACGGGAGCACTCTTCGGTCCTTCACCGGCCCCGGTGTCCGCGGGGCCGGATTCTCCCGTATCCGCAAGGAGTTGCCCTGTGTCCACGCCCACCCGTCCGTCGGCGCGTACCGGCCGTCGTCTCGTCCTCGCCGCCGCCGTCGCGCTGACGGCCGGCCTCGCCCTGGCCACCCCGGCCGCCGCGCACGCCGAGGTCGAGGCCGACAAGCCCCAGGCCCTGGCCGAGAACGTCACCCTGAGCTTCGTGTCCGAGGCCGAGTCCGAGGCCGCCGGCTTCACCGAACTGCGCGTCGTCCTGCCCGAGGGGATCGTCCCCGCGGACGTCACCCTCGGCGAGGGCCCCAAGGGCTGGAAGTTCACAGCCACCAAGGACGGCTACACCGTCGCCGGCCCGGCGCTGAAGGCCGGTGTCGACGCCGAGCACAAGATCAGGATCCGGCAGCTGCCGGACGCCGAGGAGCTAGCGTTCAAGACCGTCGAGACCTACAGCGACGGGGAGATCTCCCGCTGGATCGAACTGCCCGCGGACGGCAAGGAGGCCGAGCAGCCTGCGCCGCTTCTGAAGCTGAAGGCCGCGGCCCCCGGCGCCAAGGCGGTCGGTCCCAGCCCCACGGCGGCGCAGAGCGCGACAGCCGGTGCGGCCGCCCCCACTCCCTCCGCCGCCGCTCCCTCCGCCGCCGCGAGCGCGGCGGACACCTCGTCGGCTGCCGCTGACACTGCCTCCGACGAGGAGAGCGGCATGTCGTCCGCCACCCTGGTCACCGGCATCGTCGTCGTCCTGCTCGTGCTCGGCGGCGGAGCCTGGTGGCTGCTCAGGCGCCGGACCGCCTCCTCCGGCGAGAGCTGACGTACGCCGTAGGCGCCCGGGGCGGCACGGCCGCTGCCCCGGGCGCCTACGGGCACACCGAGAACGTGCGAGCGCCGTCCGGGAAACACGGCGCACTCCCGGCGCCCCCGGACGGGCGCTCCCGGAGCCCCGGACGCGGGGAGCCGGCCGTCCGGTCAGTCCTGGCTTCACTTCTCGGCGCGCGCGACCGCCTCCGCGAGGAGGGCGGCGACCACGTCGGTACGGGACGGGTGCGGTGAGTACCCGGGCTGCTGGCGATGCCCGGCCGGGCCGGGCAGATGTACCCGCGTGGCCACCGCGCCGACGGACCGCTCACGCCGCGCACCCACGGGGCGGCCCGCACCCCTCGAAAGGTGCGGGCCGCGTCCGCCAGTGCCCCGGTTCTGCGCGCGATCCTCGGATCGGCGCCGTGCCCGGACCGGTGCTCAGTGCCCGGATCCGTGCCGGCCGCCCAGCTGGTCGCGGTGGC
This Streptomyces sp. NBC_00377 DNA region includes the following protein-coding sequences:
- a CDS encoding TetR/AcrR family transcriptional regulator; translated protein: MAEPKARGPYAKTAARKAEIVRAARDSFAENGYANASLRDIAERAGITHAGLLHHFRNKDELLTEVLARRDAEEWRQGLEEVEGPHQLAPYLGGLMRHHQQAPELMRLWIELAAAASRPDHPAHTYFVERYERGRIQFADGLDDETARGSLRESISPESAAVLFHAVLNGLQLQWVLDQDLDIVGPVTDFVRLLFDDGHADE
- a CDS encoding DUF1775 domain-containing protein, which gives rise to MSTPTRPSARTGRRLVLAAAVALTAGLALATPAAAHAEVEADKPQALAENVTLSFVSEAESEAAGFTELRVVLPEGIVPADVTLGEGPKGWKFTATKDGYTVAGPALKAGVDAEHKIRIRQLPDAEELAFKTVETYSDGEISRWIELPADGKEAEQPAPLLKLKAAAPGAKAVGPSPTAAQSATAGAAAPTPSAAAPSAAASAADTSSAAADTASDEESGMSSATLVTGIVVVLLVLGGGAWWLLRRRTASSGES